From a region of the uncultured Desulfatiglans sp. genome:
- a CDS encoding Polyferredoxin, heterodixulfide reductase subunit A encodes MDRVEGEAGDFRVTLRTKPRYIIEENCTGCGTCAEYCPVQYPDQYNQEISDNKAVHIYFAQAIPLIAYIDESCLYLKEKKCRICEGVCKTNAIDLNQKEVKREVKVGAILLSSGLEPYDPGVKHEYGYGRLQNVVTSMDFERLLCATGPYEGEILRASDKKXPHKXAWIQCVGSRRVTPGDNSYCSAVCCTYAQKQVILTKDHDAEAECTXFHNDVRSYGKDFERYYERTSQLPGIRFIRSYASVVREDPVTKNVFIRYATPDEGVKEEAFDMVVLSVGLNPPVGAKALAETFGVACTEHGFCEIHPTNPMETSRPGIFVSGGFQGPLDIPESVFSASGAGSQCGEFLDRRRGRLTTERVYPDEKDVSEEEPRVGVFVCHCGANIGRVVDVPSVVDYALTLPHVVHAQEQLFSCATNSANEITDMIKEKGLNRVVVAACSPRTLEMLFRDTLREAGINQYYYEMANIREHNSWVHSKEKEEATQKAKDITRMSVARACLLEPLQEIDLPVNKTALVVGGGIGGMTCALSIAKQGHEVYLLEREADLGGMARRIHYTLEGLDVQKYLHELEREVYQHRLIHVYTEAEVTEATGYVGNFVTRVKTGHREVEIHHGAAVIATGAVEYRPTEYLYGQNEQVVTQLELEERIARKDEALAGAQSVVMIQCVGCRQADRQYCSRVCCSQAVXNALKLKXLNPEMDVYVLYRXMMTYGFREDYYREASNRDVKFIRWEPEQKPQVSEAEEGGRKVVRVVVPDPILGEELAIDADYLTLSAAVIPAAGAEELSRQFKISLGPDDFFKEAHVKLRPVEFSTQGVYLCGTAHYPKHIPEVINQAYGAAGRALTLLSHDIVTVSGAVCEVEEKKCMGCGACLAACTYGAIEFRDTRQGQKAVVNPVLCKGDGLCNAACPTGAIRLKHFTDEEIISQIDAAIPEEEGLPQMDAAVGDV; translated from the coding sequence GTGGACCGAGTCGAAGGGGAAGCGGGGGATTTCAGGGTGACCCTGAGGACGAAGCCCCGGTATATCATCGAGGAGAACTGCACGGGGTGCGGGACCTGCGCGGAGTATTGCCCGGTGCAGTACCCGGACCAATACAACCAGGAGATCAGCGACAACAAGGCGGTNCACATCTATTTTGCGCAGGCGATCCCGCTGATCGCCTATATCGACGAGAGCTGCCTGTATCTGAAAGAGAAGAAGTGCCGGATCTGCGAAGGGGTGTGCAAGACCAATGCGATCGACCTGAACCAGAAGGAAGTGAAGCGTGAGGTGAAGGTCGGTGCGATCCTGCTCTCTTCGGGTCTCGAGCCGTATGACCCCGGCGTGAAGCATGAATACGGCTACGGGAGGCTGCAGAACGTGGTGACGAGTATGGACTTCGAGCGGCTGTTGTGCGCGACCGGTCCATACGAGGGGGAGATCCTGAGGGCCTCGGACAAGAAGCANCCGCACAAGATNGCNTGGATCCAGTGCGTGGGCTCGCGGCGGGTGACGCCGGGGGACAACAGCTACTGCTCGGCGGTCTGCTGCACATACGCGCAGAAGCAGGTGATCCTGACCAAGGACCACGACGCGGAGGCGGAGTGCACGATNTTCCACAACGACGTNCGCTCGTACGGGAAGGACTTCGAGCGNTACTACGAGAGGACCTCGCAGCTTCCGGGGATACGGTTCATCCGCAGCTATGCATCGGTTGTGCGGGAGGACCCGGTCACGAAGAACGTGTTTATCCGCTACGCGACCCCGGACGAAGGGGTGAAGGAAGAGGCGTTCGACATGGTGGTCCTGTCGGTGGGGTTGAACCCGCCGGTGGGTGCGAAGGCGCTGGCGGAGACCTTCGGGGTTGCATGCACGGAGCACGGGTTCTGCGAGATCCACCCGACGAACCCGATGGAGACGAGCCGTCCCGGGATCTTTGTGAGCGGTGGTTTCCAGGGCCCGCTGGACATCCCCGAGTCGGTGTTCAGTGCGAGCGGGGCGGGGTCGCAGTGCGGGGAGTTTCTGGACCGCCGCCGTGGGAGGCTGACAACGGAGCGGGTCTATCCGGATGAGAAGGATGTCTCGGAGGAAGAGCCTCGGGTGGGGGTGTTCGTGTGCCACTGCGGGGCGAACATCGGCCGGGTGGTGGATGTGCCCTCGGTGGTGGACTACGCCCTGACGCTGCCCCATGTGGTCCATGCGCAGGAGCAGCTGTTTTCCTGTGCGACGAACTCGGCGAACGAGATCACGGACATGATCAAGGAGAAGGGGCTGAACCGGGTGGTGGTGGCGGCCTGCTCGCCGAGGACGCTCGAGATGCTGTTCCGCGACACGCTGCGGGAGGCGGGGATCAACCAGTACTACTACGAGATGGCGAACATCCGGGAGCACAACTCGTGGGTGCACTCGAAGGAGAAGGAGGAGGCGACGCAGAAGGCGAAGGACATCACGCGGATGTCGGTGGCGCGCGCCTGCCTGCTGGAGCCGCTGCAGGAGATCGACCTGCCGGTGAACAAGACGGCCCTGGTGGTGGGCGGGGGCATTGGGGGCATGACCTGCGCGCTGTCGATCGCCAAACAGGGCCACGAGGTCTACCTGCTCGAAAGGGAGGCGGACCTGGGCGGGATGGCGCGGCGGATCCACTATACCCTCGAAGGCCTGGATGTCCAGAAGTACCTGCACGAGCTCGAACGGGAGGTCTACCAGCACCGGCTGATCCACGTCTACACGGAGGCGGAGGTCACGGAGGCGACCGGGTACGTGGGGAACTTCGTGACGCGGGTGAAGACGGGCCATCGGGAGGTGGAGATCCACCATGGGGCGGCGGTGATCGCGACCGGTGCGGTGGAATACCGGCCGACNGAGTACCTCTATGGGCAGAACGAGCAGGTGGTGACGCAGCTCGAACTCGAGGAGCGGATCGCGCGCAAGGACGAGGCCCTTGCCGGTGCGCAGAGCGTGGTGATGATCCAGTGCGTGGGGTGCCGGCAGGCGGACCGGCAGTACTGCAGCCGGGTGTGCTGCAGCCAGGCGGTGAANAACGCGCTGAAGCTGAAGGANCTCAACCCNGAGATGGATGTCTATGTNCTGTACCGGGANATGATGACCTACGGGTTCCGGGAGGATTATTACCGGGAGGCGTCGAACCGGGACGTGAAGTTCATCCGGTGGGAGCCGGAGCAGAAGCCGCAGGTGAGCGAGGCCGAGGAAGGGGGCCGGAAGGTGGTGCGGGTGGTGGTGCCCGACCCGATCCTCGGGGAGGAGTTGGCGATCGATGCGGACTACCTCACGCTGTCGGCGGCGGTGATCCCTGCGGCCGGGGCGGAGGAGCTGTCGCGGCAGTTCAAGATCTCGCTCGGTCCGGATGATTTTTTCAAGGAGGCGCACGTCAAATTGCGGCCGGTGGAGTTTTCGACGCAGGGCGTGTACCTGTGCGGCACGGCGCACTACCCGAAGCACATCCCGGAGGTGATCAACCAGGCTTACGGGGCCGCGGGCCGGGCGCTGACCCTGCTCTCGCACGACATCGTGACGGTGTCGGGTGCGGTGTGCGAGGTGGAGGAGAAGAAGTGCATGGGGTGCGGGGCGTGCCTTGCGGCTTGCACCTATGGAGCGATCGAGTTCCGGGATACGCGCCAGGGTCAGAAGGCGGTGGTCAACCCGGTGCTGTGCAAGGGGGACGGGCTGTGCAACGCGGCGTGTCCGACCGGGGCGATCCGGCTGAAGCACTTTACGGACGAGGAGATCATCAGCCAGATCGATGCGGCGATACCGGAGGAAGAGGGCCTGCCGCAGATGGATGCGGCGGTTGGAGATGTGTAG
- a CDS encoding hypothetical protein (Evidence 5 : Unknown function) yields MQRPLPWGRNRSAEVKKVEKEEHVLEEKIRQLCKGLGKEDFGDVLVVGGGISGIQASLDLATAGFKVYMIEKSPAIGGHMAQLDKTFPTNDCSM; encoded by the coding sequence ATGCAAAGGCCCCTGCCCTGGGGCCGCAACCGATCTGCTGAGGTGAAGAAAGTGGAAAAAGAAGAACACGTGCTGGAAGAGAAGATCCGACAACTGTGCAAGGGTCTCGGGAAGGAAGATTTCGGGGACGTGCTGGTGGTGGGCGGGGGGATCAGCGGGATCCAGGCCTCGCTGGATCTGGCCACGGCGGGGTTCAAGGTNTACATGATCGAGAAATCCCCTGCGATCGGCGGCCACATGGCGCAGCTGGACAAGACGTTTCCGACCAACGACTGTTCGATGTGA
- a CDS encoding Fe-S oxidoreductase, translating into MEAVADYKEIIDVIKANGGDAFKRCFQCGLCDTVCPWNRVRNFSIRKIVRQAAFGMTEIESDEIWRCTTCGRCPQQCPRDVKQIESGIALRRVATEYGVFPTSVKAVRTVSASLVGEGNPLSEERKKRADWAKGHSVEEFTEEKEVLYFPCCYPSYDPRLKKVAQATADILNQAGVSFGILGSKENCCGESIRKTGDEELFKRLAKENIKTFIDSGVKKILVSSPHCYHTFKNEYPEFSVHFEVVHVSEFVAQLIEEGRLTLEKEYPKRVTYHDPCYLGRHXGIYDAPREALKRVPGLELVEMADCRSDSXCCGGGGGRIWMETPKGERFSDLRLEQAIEAGAEVLATACPYCIANFEDSRLTLELEDKLEIKEITEIIREVIAG; encoded by the coding sequence GTGGAAGCGGTAGCCGATTACAAGGAAATTATCGATGTCATCAAGGCGAACGGCGGGGACGCATTCAAGCGTTGCTTCCAGTGCGGGCTGTGCGACACGGTGTGTCCGTGGAACCGGGTGCGGAACTTCAGCATCCGCAAGATCGTGCGGCAGGCCGCGTTCGGGATGACCGAGATCGAGAGCGACGAGATCTGGCGCTGCACGACGTGCGGGAGATGCCCGCAGCAGTGCCCGAGGGACGTCAAGCAGATCGAGTCGGGGATCGCGCTGCGGCGGGTGGCGACGGAATACGGGGTGTTCCCGACCTCTGTGAAGGCGGTCCGGACGGTGAGCGCGAGCCTGGTGGGGGAAGGCAACCCGCTGAGCGAGGAGCGGAAGAAGCGGGCNGACTGGGCGAAAGGCCACTCGGTGGAGGAGTTTACCGAGGAGAAGGAGGTGCTGTATTTTCCGTGCTGCTACCCGAGCTACGATCCGCGGTTGAAGAAGGTGGCGCAGGCGACGGCCGACATTCTGAACCAGGCGGGGGTGAGCTTCGGGATTCTGGGGAGCAAGGAGAACTGCTGCGGGGAGAGCATCCGGAAGACCGGGGACGAAGAGCTGTTCAAGCGCCTGGCGAAGGAGAACATCAAGACCTTCATCGACAGCGGGGTGAAGAAGATCCTGGTCTCCTCGCCACACTGCTACCACACGTTCAAGAACGAGTACCCGGAGTTCAGCGTGCACTTCGAGGTGGTTCACGTTTCGGAGTTTGTTGCGCAGTTGATCGAGGAAGGGCGGCTGACCCTCGAAAAGGAGTACCCGAAGCGGGTGACGTACCACGACCCGTGCTATCTCGGGCGTCACAANGGGATCTACGACGCGCCGCGGGAGGCGCTCAAGCGGGTGCCGGGCCTCGAACTGGTNGAGATGGCGGACTGCCGGAGCGACAGCNTGTGCTGCGGCGGGGGCGGGGGCCGGATCTGGATGGAGACGCCGAAAGGGGAGCGTTTTTCGGATCTGAGGCTCGAGCAGGCGATCGAGGCCGGGGCCGAGGTGCTGGCGACGGCCTGCCCTTACTGCATCGCGAACTTCGAGGACAGCCGGCTGACGCTGGAGCTGGAGGATAAGCTGGAGATCAAGGAGATCACCGAGATCATCCGGGAAGTCATTGCCGGATGA
- a CDS encoding conserved hypothetical protein (Evidence 4 : Unknown function but conserved in other organisms) — protein sequence MAGEKKKKIVKTIKVDADKCNGCRACEVICSAFHAAPKYSSNNPARSRIRVIREPIRDIYLPVYAGEYAPAECMGRDKYIIDGKEYDECAFCRAACPSRDIFKEPDSGLPLKCDMCEGEDEPLCVKWCLVDALTYEEREEEVEEEAEAQEDLEIGLEALADKYGLDTIMETVAKMSMSKKSS from the coding sequence GTGGCTGGTGAGAAGAAGAAGAAAATCGTCAAGACCATCAAGGTTGACGCGGATAAATGCAATGGCTGCCGGGCGTGCGAAGTGATCTGCTCGGCCTTTCACGCCGCGCCGAAATACAGCAGCAACAACCCCGCGAGGTCCCGCATCCGGGTGATTCGCGAGCCGATCCGGGACATCTACCTGCCTGTGTATGCCGGGGAGTATGCGCCGGCGGAGTGTATGGGCCGGGATAAGTATATCATCGACGGGAAGGAATACGACGAGTGCGCCTTTTGCCGGGCCGCCTGCCCTTCCCGTGATATCTTCAAGGAGCCCGACTCCGGCCTTCCCCTTAAATGCGACATGTGTGAAGGGGAGGATGAACCCTTGTGCGTCAAGTGGTGTCTGGTGGACGCCTTGACCTACGAAGAACGGGAAGAGGAAGTCGAAGAAGAGGCCGAGGCGCAGGAGGATCTCGAGATCGGGTTGGAGGCGCTGGCCGACAAATACGGACTGGATACCATCATGGAAACCGTTGCCAAGATGTCCATGTCGAAAAAAAGCTCATGA
- a CDS encoding Aldehyde:ferredoxin oxidoreductase, producing MRYAETGFNLEIDLSRGNIERVESDPRDTELYLGGLGTNAKILWDRVPPEVEPFSPDNLLIFSAGLLCGTPATGCNRTIVSTISPQTRLMQFSMMGGFWAPELKYAGYDKIILRGKSPDLVYLYINNDKVEIRDASHLRGKGAVETAEIIRQELKEPRVQVAAIGLAGENRVYFASIEQGRSSASRGGIGAVMGDKGVKAIAVRGTKDINVARPAEFIELCNEVLAYIKWREEHPIEGVMTILKGLGSPQEMAVHDEKWHTENFAWGNARLRRKDFWNEEVAEKWTETLESMRTRLISCYNCPMKCGATVSVPGLSTYMMKCFSKLTYTMAAMSDLNFGLTIAQRATEYGVDGFSTPQVMAFAMELYEAGILTDQDMEGMPSDNDGKFYWLLDRIVRREGIGDVLANGTYWAAQQIGKGAEAYAHNNIKKHEQLPLKLGMLNPIYFLMYSTGEKINITQIEGQFPQAPFPTREEREDFVKDWIQVPDEKFKQYFLDWELRGENSMPFYPTVDMCCDIVDWQERMHYIDDALGMCAGLSSFPLKPPYHIHNYPKFISAGAGIEMDEAKLTEATKRYRTLVRANNIRRGMRRKDEKPPQDHWKKRFPELEEKLLDTYYAYKGWNKEGIPTKETLHALGLDYVAKDFLERGILTDDEGTPSKETSAEKEPK from the coding sequence ATGAGGTACGCGGAGACAGGGTTCAACCTGGAAATCGATTTGTCGCGCGGAAACATCGAAAGGGTGGAAAGCGACCCGAGAGACACGGAACTCTATCTGGGGGGGCTGGGCACGAACGCCAAGATTTTGTGGGACAGGGTTCCCCCTGAAGTCGAGCCCTTTTCTCCCGATAATCTGCTCATATTCAGCGCCGGCCTTTTGTGCGGCACTCCGGCCACCGGCTGCAACCGGACGATCGTCTCGACGATTTCCCCCCAGACCCGGTTGATGCAGTTTTCGATGATGGGGGGATTCTGGGCGCCGGAACTGAAATATGCCGGGTATGACAAGATCATCCTGCGCGGCAAGTCCCCCGATCTGGTCTATCTGTACATCAACAACGACAAGGTGGAGATCCGGGATGCCTCGCACCTGCGCGGGAAGGGCGCGGTCGAGACGGCCGAGATTATCCGGCAGGAACTGAAGGAGCCGAGGGTTCAGGTGGCGGCCATTGGCCTGGCCGGTGAGAACAGGGTCTACTTCGCCTCCATCGAGCAGGGCCGGTCGAGTGCAAGCCGCGGTGGGATCGGCGCCGTCATGGGGGACAAAGGCGTCAAGGCCATCGCGGTTCGGGGGACCAAGGACATCAACGTGGCGCGGCCTGCCGAGTTTATCGAACTCTGCAACGAGGTGCTGGCCTATATCAAATGGCGGGAAGAGCATCCCATCGAAGGGGTGATGACCATTTTAAAGGGCCTCGGGTCGCCGCAGGAGATGGCGGTTCATGACGAGAAGTGGCATACGGAGAATTTCGCCTGGGGCAATGCCCGCCTCCGCAGAAAAGACTTCTGGAACGAGGAGGTCGCGGAAAAGTGGACCGAAACGCTCGAAAGCATGCGGACGCGCCTCATCAGTTGCTACAACTGCCCGATGAAGTGCGGGGCGACCGTATCGGTTCCGGGACTTTCCACTTACATGATGAAATGCTTTTCGAAGCTGACGTACACCATGGCGGCCATGTCCGACTTGAATTTCGGTCTGACGATCGCGCAGCGCGCTACGGAGTATGGGGTGGACGGCTTCTCGACCCCGCAGGTGATGGCCTTCGCCATGGAGCTTTACGAGGCCGGGATCCTGACGGATCAGGATATGGAGGGGATGCCCTCCGACAACGACGGGAAATTCTATTGGCTGCTCGACAGGATCGTTCGCCGTGAAGGGATAGGCGACGTTCTGGCCAACGGGACTTACTGGGCGGCCCAGCAGATCGGCAAGGGAGCGGAGGCCTACGCCCACAACAACATCAAGAAGCACGAGCAACTGCCGCTCAAGCTCGGCATGTTGAACCCGATCTACTTCCTCATGTATTCCACCGGAGAGAAGATCAACATCACCCAGATCGAAGGACAGTTCCCGCAGGCGCCTTTCCCGACAAGGGAAGAAAGAGAGGACTTCGTCAAGGACTGGATCCAGGTCCCGGACGAGAAGTTCAAGCAGTACTTCCTGGACTGGGAGTTGCGGGGAGAGAATTCGATGCCATTCTATCCGACGGTCGACATGTGCTGTGACATCGTGGACTGGCAGGAGAGGATGCATTACATCGACGACGCCCTCGGCATGTGCGCCGGCCTGTCTTCTTTTCCGCTGAAGCCTCCCTATCATATCCACAATTATCCGAAATTCATCTCCGCCGGGGCCGGGATCGAGATGGACGAGGCCAAACTGACGGAGGCCACCAAGCGGTACCGGACCCTCGTGAGGGCGAATAACATCCGGAGGGGAATGCGGAGGAAGGACGAGAAGCCTCCCCAGGATCACTGGAAGAAAAGGTTCCCCGAACTGGAAGAGAAACTCCTGGATACCTACTACGCTTACAAGGGTTGGAACAAAGAGGGCATCCCCACCAAAGAGACGCTGCATGCCCTGGGATTGGATTATGTCGCCAAGGATTTTCTGGAAAGGGGCATCTTGACGGATGATGAAGGCACTCCTTCTAAAGAGACTTCGGCGGAGAAAGAGCCGAAATAG
- a CDS encoding hypothetical protein (Evidence 5 : Unknown function), translated as MPVMNAIYPTLEWIDGIRPAGVVFGGQAGLERRALFPAS; from the coding sequence ATGCCCGTCATGAACGCCATATACCCGACGCTGGAATGGATCGATGGGATCCGTCCGGCTGGAGTCGTTTTCGGCGGACAGGCCGGTCTGGAAAGAAGGGCTTTATTTCCAGCCAGTTGA
- a CDS encoding putative adenine deaminase (Evidence 3 : Putative function from multiple computational evidences) produces the protein MESGLDMQLLMDTALGRRPADLVVRNGTLMDVYTGRMLPGRSVAVAGEWIAHVGPDLGYAVGPETRVIEADGRVICPGFIDAHTHLINYFNIPEFLSYAIPSGATCLIAELECYGFILGAEGVRIFLEQTEASPVKIYTLVPPMVSLSPAAESLMITPEQLAGLFEDPRVIGLGESFWQAPILQSDPRILGLIRETHKAGRSVQGHAAGAFDRKLAAYAAIGVESCHEAISTEDVLNRLEMGFYAMIREGDIRRDLEIILPLRDKIDFRRVILVTDGTNPGLLIQKGYLKDVVQKAVDLGIDPMEAVRMVTLNPAEHLGLDKLTGGIAPGRHADLLILPDPRTIRPQWVISKGRVVAEEGRMTVPVPEAHYPDRLMNTVRAPVVSPSAMAVTESCADREGMVRTLDIQPGGLVAREGRARPRPVSGYLAADPAEDLLKVFFMERISGRGEAFVGFVRGWGQKRGAVATTLCWDTGGIIGIGENDEDLAAAVNRLTAIQGGTVIVVDGEPKLEIPLRAGGYVSELKMPELAGRLLRFQEVMASLGTGLDFAHLTLSVLTTPAIPFIRLTEKGYYRFREGDIVRLGS, from the coding sequence ATGGAATCTGGGCTGGATATGCAGCTTCTCATGGATACAGCTCTGGGAAGAAGGCCGGCGGATCTGGTGGTCAGGAATGGGACGCTGATGGATGTGTACACGGGGAGGATGCTTCCGGGGCGCTCGGTGGCGGTTGCCGGGGAGTGGATCGCCCATGTCGGGCCTGACCTCGGCTATGCCGTGGGTCCGGAGACCCGCGTGATCGAGGCGGATGGGCGGGTGATCTGTCCGGGATTCATCGACGCGCATACGCACCTGATCAATTACTTCAACATCCCCGAGTTCCTCTCCTATGCAATCCCCTCGGGCGCCACCTGCCTGATCGCGGAGCTCGAATGCTACGGCTTCATCCTGGGTGCCGAGGGGGTGAGGATCTTCCTGGAGCAGACAGAGGCCAGCCCGGTCAAGATTTACACCTTGGTCCCGCCCATGGTGTCCCTGAGTCCGGCCGCGGAGTCCCTCATGATCACCCCGGAGCAGCTGGCCGGGCTGTTCGAAGATCCCCGGGTGATCGGGCTGGGGGAATCGTTCTGGCAGGCTCCTATCCTACAGTCGGACCCCCGGATCCTCGGGTTGATCCGTGAAACGCATAAGGCCGGGAGATCCGTCCAGGGCCACGCGGCCGGGGCGTTCGACCGAAAGCTGGCTGCCTATGCGGCCATCGGCGTGGAGTCTTGCCACGAGGCCATTTCCACGGAAGATGTGCTCAACCGCCTCGAGATGGGTTTCTACGCCATGATCCGGGAAGGGGACATCCGCCGGGACCTGGAGATCATCCTTCCCCTGAGAGACAAGATCGATTTTCGCCGCGTGATTCTGGTGACCGATGGGACCAACCCCGGTCTTCTGATTCAGAAGGGATATCTGAAGGATGTGGTGCAGAAGGCGGTGGATCTGGGGATCGATCCCATGGAGGCGGTCCGCATGGTGACGCTCAATCCGGCGGAGCATCTTGGGCTCGACAAGCTGACCGGCGGAATCGCTCCAGGCCGCCATGCAGACCTCCTGATCCTGCCCGACCCCCGGACCATCAGGCCGCAATGGGTGATCTCCAAGGGCCGTGTGGTGGCGGAGGAGGGGCGGATGACCGTGCCTGTCCCCGAGGCTCATTACCCTGACAGACTCATGAACACGGTCAGGGCACCGGTTGTATCGCCCTCAGCCATGGCGGTTACCGAGTCCTGTGCAGATCGGGAGGGGATGGTGCGGACCCTGGACATCCAGCCTGGGGGCCTGGTGGCGCGGGAGGGAAGGGCGCGTCCCAGACCGGTCTCAGGGTATCTGGCGGCGGATCCGGCTGAAGACCTGCTCAAGGTCTTCTTCATGGAGCGGATCAGCGGCCGGGGTGAGGCGTTTGTCGGGTTCGTCCGGGGTTGGGGCCAGAAACGCGGAGCCGTTGCCACCACGCTCTGCTGGGACACCGGGGGCATCATCGGGATCGGCGAAAACGACGAGGACCTGGCCGCCGCCGTCAACCGGTTGACAGCGATCCAGGGGGGGACCGTCATCGTCGTGGACGGAGAGCCGAAGCTTGAGATCCCCCTTCGCGCCGGTGGGTATGTCTCGGAACTGAAGATGCCGGAACTGGCCGGGCGACTGTTACGCTTTCAAGAGGTCATGGCCTCTCTGGGGACAGGCCTGGATTTCGCTCACCTGACCCTGAGCGTTCTCACTACGCCCGCCATCCCGTTTATCCGCCTGACGGAAAAAGGCTACTACCGGTTCAGGGAGGGCGATATTGTCCGGCTCGGATCTTGA
- the pgsA gene encoding CDP-diacylglycerol--glycerol-3-phosphate 3-phosphatidyltransferase, with product MPAEAEKRIANLPNALTGFRLACIPLVVFCLQFEGRMAAFLAALFFGLASVTDFLDGFLARKYGNVTVFGKFLDPLADKILISLTMIALIPLDRIPLWIVMLIIARELAITGLRAIAVSEGIVIQASPLGKYKTIFQSVSLAGLCLHYAYLGIDFHFLGLMLLYVALILTLWSGWDYFSHFRKLFVRSKA from the coding sequence GTGCCAGCAGAAGCCGAAAAGCGGATCGCCAATCTGCCGAATGCCCTGACCGGGTTCCGGCTCGCCTGCATCCCGCTGGTGGTTTTCTGTCTCCAGTTCGAAGGCAGAATGGCGGCTTTCCTGGCTGCCCTCTTTTTCGGCCTGGCTTCGGTCACGGATTTTCTGGACGGGTTCCTGGCCCGAAAATACGGAAATGTGACGGTTTTTGGCAAGTTCCTGGACCCGTTGGCGGACAAGATCCTGATCTCTCTGACCATGATCGCGCTGATTCCGCTGGACAGAATTCCCCTTTGGATCGTGATGCTCATCATCGCGAGGGAACTGGCGATCACAGGTCTGCGGGCGATTGCGGTCAGCGAGGGTATCGTCATCCAGGCAAGCCCGCTTGGCAAGTACAAGACGATCTTTCAGTCCGTGTCCCTGGCGGGCCTGTGCCTGCACTATGCCTACCTGGGAATTGATTTTCATTTTCTCGGCCTGATGTTGCTCTATGTGGCGCTGATCCTGACGCTCTGGTCCGGATGGGACTATTTCAGCCATTTTCGGAAACTGTTTGTCCGCTCGAAGGCCTGA
- a CDS encoding Transglycosylase SLT domain protein: protein MGRTSCRIGGLAAGIILFLAWTGAAMADIYRYVDKNGVVHFTNIKKSERYKPYIRSGKRVAAKRPQDYDAIIHRAARRFNLQPELIKAVIKAESDFNSRAVSNKGAQGLMQLMPPTAVDLDVMNPFDPEQNIFGGVRYLSELHKRFNNDTVLALAAYNAGPERVMECQGVPPFKETHDFIARVKKFYLQYCRVGD from the coding sequence ATGGGGAGAACGTCCTGCAGGATCGGTGGGCTCGCGGCAGGGATCATCCTGTTTCTGGCATGGACTGGTGCCGCGATGGCGGACATCTACCGCTATGTCGACAAGAACGGTGTGGTTCACTTTACCAACATCAAGAAAAGCGAGCGTTACAAACCGTATATCCGGAGCGGAAAACGGGTCGCCGCCAAACGTCCTCAGGATTACGATGCCATCATCCATCGGGCGGCCAGGCGCTTCAACCTGCAGCCAGAGCTGATCAAGGCGGTCATCAAGGCCGAAAGCGATTTCAATTCGCGGGCGGTCTCGAACAAGGGCGCGCAGGGGCTGATGCAGCTGATGCCGCCGACCGCTGTGGATCTGGACGTGATGAATCCGTTCGACCCCGAGCAGAACATCTTCGGCGGGGTGCGCTACCTGAGCGAACTGCACAAGCGTTTCAACAACGATACGGTTCTCGCGCTGGCGGCATACAATGCCGGACCGGAAAGGGTGATGGAATGCCAGGGCGTGCCGCCCTTCAAGGAAACCCACGATTTTATCGCGCGTGTGAAGAAATTCTACCTGCAATACTGCAGGGTCGGGGACTGA
- the tal gene encoding putative transaldolase (Evidence 3 : Putative function from multiple computational evidences) — protein sequence MKFFIDTANIDEIKQAHALGMVDGVTTNPSLVAKEKREFKGLIKEICSIVEGPVSAEVISVEKDGMLKEARDLAKIADNIVVKIPMIEEGLKAVKILSAEGIHVNVTLCFSPVQALMAAKAGAAFISPFVGRLDDISHVGMDLVEQIVTIYDNYGFETEIIVASVRNPTHVVDAAMMGADIATIPFNVIRQLIKHPLTDIGLEKFLADWRKMG from the coding sequence ATGAAGTTTTTTATCGATACGGCGAATATTGACGAGATCAAACAGGCCCATGCCCTTGGAATGGTGGACGGGGTGACGACGAATCCGTCTCTGGTAGCCAAGGAGAAACGGGAATTCAAGGGGTTGATCAAAGAGATCTGCTCCATTGTCGAGGGCCCTGTGAGTGCCGAGGTCATCAGTGTAGAAAAGGACGGCATGCTCAAGGAGGCTCGGGATCTGGCCAAGATCGCCGACAACATCGTAGTCAAGATCCCGATGATCGAGGAGGGGCTGAAGGCCGTCAAGATCCTGTCGGCCGAAGGAATCCATGTCAACGTCACCCTCTGCTTTTCACCGGTGCAGGCCCTGATGGCCGCCAAGGCCGGAGCGGCCTTCATCAGCCCCTTCGTGGGGCGCCTCGATGACATCAGCCATGTCGGGATGGACCTGGTGGAGCAGATTGTCACCATTTATGACAATTACGGGTTCGAGACGGAGATCATCGTTGCGAGCGTGCGCAATCCGACCCACGTCGTGGATGCGGCGATGATGGGCGCTGACATCGCCACGATCCCGTTCAACGTGATCAGGCAGCTCATCAAACACCCCTTGACGGATATCGGTTTGGAGAAGTTCCTCGCGGACTGGCGCAAGATGGGGTAG